One Primulina eburnea isolate SZY01 chromosome 4, ASM2296580v1, whole genome shotgun sequence genomic window, CCATAATTTTAACAAAGCATACATGTAAAAAACCCAATTGGAGCAACTTTTGCTGTCATGTTCTTGTGTGGCTAAAGATATCATGTTGTTCTAACTCAgatacccaaaaattcagcatcCTTCCTCATACTGTAATCCAGAAACATTCTTGAACAATAACAAAGAGAGAACATAATATACAGTGGCATCAGAAAAGGATGTAATCCTACTTTTGTGGTCATTTCAAGATGACGCCACAATTCTTCATCATGCTCCTTTAGAAGCTGCGATAATCTCGTGATGGTAGACCGTATCCCCACAACACTGTTATCAAGTTGCTGAACAAAATTATCCCGAAACCCACTCAATAGCTCCACAAAACAGAAGAAAGTGTCTGCTTCAGCTGAACCCTGCAGGAGTCGCAAgagaaaattaaagaaaaaaaaatccaaaaagcAACGTAAAAAAATTCAcagaaattaatcaaatatcaATCATTTTTACCTCAAGCAAATTAACTTGATAACTTTAAATGATGAAGATCTGAAGTTGATATCACAACTTTTGCTTTATTGTATTATATACCTATTTTGCCTCACTTTTTATGTATATAGTCCCAATATTCTTTCAATCTTAAGAAAATATCTATATCAAGTAAAGAGATCGATCAAACCATAACTTAATATTTGATAAAAATCCACCATGGAAGCAGTTCCATTAGGTTTCAATTCCTTTGTTCTTATGAATAAAATAGGTTTGGTTTTGCCGCTTTCTGCCCCTTGcatcttcaactcatataaGTTACATACTTGGAAAGAGGAAAAAATTAGATATTTTCAAGGTACTTAGTGTTTCTTGTAGTAGTGAGATTAATAAATCCGAAGTTTTCTGTTGACATATACATCAAACTACACAAAGTGGAAAAAGCACATATTTTCTTTGAAAGACCACCAACTTTTAAAGAAATTTTGGATGGAAGCAGCAAAACAGTCAAAACTTGGACATTTTTAGTtaaattaaaaacattaaatcaATTGCATTTTGCAGAAAAGTAGAAAACATTGGAAACTGGGAAACCTATCTTACCGTGTTTTCTTCATTTGGGTCATTTGTGAACACATAGTATAGTGGTGCTAAGATTTCATTCATCCCTTGCACATATCTTATTCCAGGATTCAACTTTGCAAATACAATCAATATATTTCTTAAAGCTTCCTGAATGTAAAATATACAATGTAAGTGAAATAAATGTACTTTTAGTCAACCCTAGGAGCTATAGAGACTGAGAGAAACAAGGGCTTCACTTGGTTGGATTTAGCAAAAGTTGAGTCTCCTGAGAAGAAGGGCATATCCGGGTGAGTACGCATGACATCACGGTCAATCTGTTCTATTATTTCAGTGTCCTACAAATTATAGAAGTGGAGTCAAACGCCATACCATACTAGTTACTGACTTTGCATGCTGTATTTGTGGAATTGTGGTAGATACTTAATATATGAAAGATGGACAACTAAGTGCTCAATACGAGGGCTCGCTACAAGGTTGACAAAGGTAGCATGATGTCCATACAACAGCAATACGATCCCCACACTGCTGAAAAGAAAGACAGTACCTGAAAGAATTTATTCCATACACTACTCTTCCCGAGACTCAAGGGATGCTCTCCATGAGTTATCTCTGATCTTGAGAGGAAGCCCTGAGTTCCATCTGGTTCATTGTTCTCAAGACTTGATTTTTCCAACTTCCTGGTAATATCCGTCTGACTAGCCACGGAAACATTCAGAAGATGCAAAAATATTGGAAGTAGTGCAGAGGGAAAAAAGGCACTGCATGGTTTGAAAAAACTTATAAATATGCACCAAACATTTTATGTGCTTTGTAACGTCTCGGGCTCTCTGAACAGCGGCAGCAAGCAAAGAATGGAACTCATAACTTAATATTTTTTGGAGTGAAAATTCTGAGGGAATTAACACAAGGAGAACCTAACTAAATTAACTCAGCTCAAGCTGGCAATAACAAGTAATCAGTCCAGTACATGTAAATATATTGTATATAAGGCAACATCATGTAGAACATAGCTGATTTCTAGAAGAGTTTAGGACACAAGAACATACAGGATTCATCAACAACTCCTCTTTGAAATGCTTATACTGTGACTTTTTCTTGGCCAGTTCCGAAGGCCAAAGCGAGCGATCGGTTGGTAAATACCCTAATAACAGCTGCAAACCGCCCGTGGTAAGATATTAATCCAACTATTTCAAAGTTTTGAAATCAATAAACACAcgtaatgaaaaatataaatcatCAGGTGTTAACTAACAGGTTTCATTATCTCTATTCACAATATTTACATCCATATCATCAAAGAAGAACAGATGAGTGCATAGGCTCTTTTATACTTTCCAGCACATTCTTAAAATAGTAATTATTCTGAAAGGAGAAGGTTTTTGCCACAATCAACCTTTCTCTTGCTTTGACGGTATCACATAATTGTTGTTTACATTAACACTTGaaacaaaaatatttctttgaatAACTAATATTTCATGAAATGCTTAACAAGCCACATCGCCCGTTATCAGAAAACAGAAACGGGTTTAATAAATGAGGGATAAACGCAGCTACGGTACTCGAGAATAATACATTACAATGGAACATATTGCAAATTCTTTCAGATTTTAGCATCCTAATGTGTACTTTATACTATCAAAGTGATATGTTATGCAACTGTCAACCAGCCAACTTCAATTCCATTATTATATTAATGGCCCACAAGTCCCTTTTGCAAAAAAAAGATATACCGAAGTGCTACCGgataaagagtttaatttttaaaCCATAACTAAAAATTAAATCACTTGGAAGAATTGTCGACAGATGCATACGATATTTCAAGCACTAGCTGCAATAGCCTATGAACTTCACCCATCATTGACTGATTGTTTCTTTTGAAAATTTATACCTTCCACACTGTTGGACGAATCCCAGATCCATCAGGAATCCCTTGTGATGCTAGCCTCCGTATTTCTCCCATATTTATAATCTTCCTTGACAACTAGTGGTTAAAAATAAACAGGAAGAAGTGATGCAATTGATAAGATTATCCAAAAAGGTTTAAGACTGGAAATGCTGAAAAAAGAAGAAAACGcatcatatattttttaatccAAAGGAGACaaatgtttatatatatcataatccTGAGATCACCGACTAGAGTTCAAATCGTAAGCAGGAGTAAATGCCTTGTAGAAATTTTCCTTCTTGTTTAAAACACAGGGAAAAAGAGTGACCGCACACCAACATATAGTATCACCACGTCGCTAAGCTTGTATGAACAGTCTATAAGTGAGGGCATGCAATATAAAAAGATTAATGGTAAGCCCCTTCTATTACGATGAAGTTGTTACACCGACAAAATCCATGGGCAACAGCGACTACAGCCATTTACCAACAAGTCCCAAGATATTAATCTGCCCTAACAAAATCTAAGCGTGTTCGCTTGGGGAAGGGACTGAGTCAGCATCTTTTTCGCTTTACATTGACACCCGATCAAGGATTATGAACCATGTAACTGCATAATAAGTCAATTAGGTATCTTTAAGCATCAATTTGCACGTGAAATATCTTCTAATTTCACTCTTGAGGTTGAAAATCGGATTCACAGATAAACACGCAGAGACATTTGCCATTGCAAGTGTGTTAGAGAAGGGTGGGCGGCGGAGGGGAAAGAAAAACCTCTTGTAAAAGCTGAGCATGCCTGGAAACATCCTCAGCAGCAGGAagtggcggcggcggcggccaAGATGCGACCACACCACCAGAAGAAGCCGTTGAACGAGCTGAAAAGCttccattttcatcatcattGTAAGAAAAGCCACCATCATTACCATGACTACCACCAACCGGATCCCTATCTTCCTCTTTTACAGCAGCAGCAGACGTGTTAGAAGTACTGGGAGACTCCGGCCGTGCCGCCACCGCCGGCGCCTCGACAATCGCGGCGCCAGGGTTCTGTGAAGTCTGCGGCGATAGAGGAGGTTGAGGAGCCGACCAGAGGGAGCTATTGAGCCATTCGGGCACCTTTTTGTTCACCATAGAATATTCACTCCAAATTGATCGGGTCGATCGCCGTGTCGAGAATTTTCAGCTGTGGAAACAAAATCGGGAATCGGAACCGAAGGGTTTGTGGAGAAGAAAACGAGTTGAAGATTATCGAAATTCGTGTTAAACTCGATTCGATCGTCGAAATGGTGTTAACAGAGCattgttgtgtgtgtgtgtgagagagatGTTTGACAGGTGGATTGATTGCCACCACGTGAGTTGCACGTGTTCGAGAGATGGTCGACATGTATTTTGTTCAATTTACGAACTGATTTGATTTTGACGGGGGAAATTTAATTTGGTCTTAAATATTTAGCAACGATACTGATTTGATTTAATACTTTTTCTCAATGAGACGGTGATTTTTCTCAAAATACCATTCCGAACATATGTtcgaaatttattatttatatgatttattttaataattggaaacaataatattaattaagaTTACACATCAAGAACGACAAAGAAATTCCGAACATATGTtcgaaatttattatttatatgatttattttaataattagtaACAATAATATCTAATTAAGGTTACATATCAAGAACGAcaaaaaacatatcaaaatcttAAGATAAATTTATGATTCAAATTAATAGGTTCTTAGAAATAGTCATGA contains:
- the LOC140829449 gene encoding uncharacterized protein, coding for MVNKKVPEWLNSSLWSAPQPPLSPQTSQNPGAAIVEAPAVAARPESPSTSNTSAAAVKEEDRDPVGGSHGNDGGFSYNDDENGSFSARSTASSGGVVASWPPPPPLPAAEDVSRHAQLLQELSRKIINMGEIRRLASQGIPDGSGIRPTVWKLLLGYLPTDRSLWPSELAKKKSQYKHFKEELLMNPTDITRKLEKSSLENNEPDGTQGFLSRSEITHGEHPLSLGKSSVWNKFFQDTEIIEQIDRDVMRTHPDMPFFSGDSTFAKSNQEALRNILIVFAKLNPGIRYVQGMNEILAPLYYVFTNDPNEENTGSAEADTFFCFVELLSGFRDNFVQQLDNSVVGIRSTITRLSQLLKEHDEELWRHLEMTTKVNPQFYAFRWITLLLTQEFNFGDSLLIWDALLSDPDGPQETLLRICCAMLIIVRRRLLAGDFTANLKLLQHYPSSNISHLLYVANKLRIHVGG